Proteins encoded within one genomic window of Eurosta solidaginis isolate ZX-2024a chromosome 1, ASM4086904v1, whole genome shotgun sequence:
- the Alp4 gene encoding alkaline phosphatase 4 isoform X2 — protein MLNIKLLYVCAILSQYAMSALVLPQTVIQTFNKTDIGFEFVPLEASTTEKHKKSSVDEDAAFWHNIAMTQLEKTLKLAQKTHEVPQKAKNIIIFIGDGMGLTTITAGRIYKGQYLKHNSGEEEMLAFDEFPYTGLAKTYNVDKQVPDSAGTATALFCGIKTDYGAIGMDITRSKTNPTQGRLKSIMDWAQTEGKRTGIVTTTRITHATPASTYAHIYHRDWECDTKVPAESIGKHVDIARQLVENAPGNKFNVILGGGLSPMGATRTNEPNTVRFGGDNEEVCSRGDGRKLVQEWLKLGNNESRVFVQSQDQLKEVHLEETDYLMGLFRNNHITYSIARQEGEPSLREMTEAAIRVLERGDDSKGYVLMVEGGRIDQAHHQNYARAAMREVLEFDMAVQAAWDMTDDEETLIIVTADHSHAVTLNGYPSRGADILGFANKTKVPLFYETISYANGPGYYDHLANGSVGAVGAEVWLPLEKFSAQQRLSPTYRHRATLPLEDETHGGEDVIVFANGPGANLIRGVFEQNYLAYVMSYTGCMGPAKNIDNSCTVGFRESSSGSMQINQSSFVFLSAIFLLNFLFL, from the exons ATGCCGCTTTTTGGCATAATATTGCTATGACCCAACTCGAAAAGACCCTAAAGCTGGCACAGAAGACGCATGAAGTACCGCAAAAAGCAAAGAATATTATAATCTTCATTGGTGATGGTATGGGTCTAACAACTATAACTGCTGGTCGTATTTACAAGGGACAATACCTAAAGCATAATTCCGGTGAAGAAGAAATGTTGGCTTTTGATGAGTTCCCCTACACTGGTTTGGCAAAA ACATATAACGTGGACAAACAAGTACCTGATTCCGCTGGTACCGCTACTGCCTTATTTTGTGGGATCAAAACTGATTATGGAGCCATTGGAATGGACATCACACGTTCCAAAACAAATCCCACTCAAGGCCGATTAAAATCCATAATGGATTGGGCGCAAACAGAAGGCAAGCGTACTGGCATTGTAACAACAACTCGCATTACACACGCCACACCAGCCTCCACCTATGCGCACATCTATCATCGCGATTGGGAATGTGATACCAAAGTTCCGGCCGAATCAATTGGTAAACATGTCGATATTGCTCGTCAGTTAGTTGAAAATGCACCTGGTAACAAATTCAATGTAATTTTGGGTGGAGGATTATCACCTATGGGTGCCACGCGCACGAATGAACCCAACACGGTGCGTTTCGGAGGGGACAACGAAGAAGTTTGCAGTCGAGGAGATGGTCGTAAACTGGTACAAGAGTGGCTTAAGCTTGGCAATAATGAGTCGCGTGTATTTGTACAATCCCAAGATCAGCTAAAAGAAGTTCATCTAGAAGAAACCGATTACTTGATGGGTCTTTTCCGTAATAATCATATAACGTATTCCATTGCGCGGCAGGAAGGTGAACCTTCGCTAAGGGAAATGACCGAAGCCGCTATTCGTGTGTTGGAGCGTGGTGACGATTCAAAG gGTTACGTGCTAATGGTGGAGGGGGGACGTATTGATCAGGCTCATCATCAAAACTATGCTCGTGCAGCAATGCGTGAAGTACTTGAATTTGATATGGCTGTACAAGCTGCTTGGGATATGACCGATGATGAGGAGACGCTAATTATTGTAACTGCTGATCATTCGCACGCAGTCACTCTTAATGGTTATCCGTCACGTGGTGCTGATATTCTTGGCTTTGCTAATAAGACAAAAGTTCCCTTATTCTATGAAACGATCTCATATGCTAACGGTCCTGGCTATTATGATCATTTAGCAAATGGCAGTGTCGGGGCTGTGGGAGCTGAAGTGTGGCTACCACTTGAGAAATTCTCAGCTCAACAACGTTTGTCACCAACATATCGTCACCGGGCCACATTGCCTTTGGAGGATGAAACGCATGGTGGTGAAGATGTGATTGTATTCGCAAATGGACCTGGGGCAAATCTTATTCGTGGCGTTTTCGAGCAAAACTATTTGGCGTATGTGATGAGTTACACCGGCTGTATGGGTCCAGCTAAAAATATTGATAACAGCTGTACGGTCGGCTTCAGAGAAAGTTCTAGTGGGTCGATGCAAATAAATCAGAGTAGTTTTGTCTTTTTATCTGCAAtctttttgttaaattttctctttttgtaa